In the genome of Halictus rubicundus isolate RS-2024b chromosome 9, iyHalRubi1_principal, whole genome shotgun sequence, one region contains:
- the Y-h gene encoding yellow-h isoform X2: MTVKKRRSYEPPVGHYGQRMNQWTPMKLPKRSNGYLYLSPSHSFVYNWNDADTLRYNHDCLQRKMLKHRGLSTTSMANVLPWLMSMCLLGVQQLATTPGSNALSRDLETTGQRSVSPGFRSSLRNYKTLISSHDELPGHINCPGHGEGASTLENSVDRSLPTTPEYNNHLYGSTPDSSNYFSRSFERGRGHSGLIGRNLNIFKTDPYSVNQLETHGFNYDPGRDHVEDDYVGPAMELVYAWSTVDFTYDSVEARDAAIYDGDFIAENNLPLGLDVWREKVFITLPKWKDGIPVTLATVPRHSKTKSPKLRPYPDWSWHQPGNCDGLTSVFRVQVDECDRLWVLDSGKTDISSGGKQTCPPAIFIFDLLTDTLIRKYVVPEDQVKQDSLYANIVVDIRNEDCETAVAYIADVFRYGLVVYDFLKDSSFRVQHHLFFPDPLASKYDLHGVKFQWTDGIFGIALSPVDIHDDRTLFFHPMSSFREFAVSTSVFRDKRTADASSEFFMPIGRPRAKDYGHSSGSVVDRNGVMFFNMVTRDSVWCWDTRKEYIPQNLGVIGTSNLSLVFPNDIKVDHEYDQSVWVLSNRLAMYLYGRIDNSKVNYRVFKANVKEAVKDTVCDPNYVVPGSDHGYDETC, encoded by the exons ATGACGGTTAAGAAAAGGAGAAGTTACGAACCGCCAGTCGGCCATTATGGCCAGCGGATGAACCAATGGACGCCGATGAAATTGCCGAAACGATCGAACGGCTATCTCTACCTGTCGCCGAGCCATTCTTTCGTCTACAATTGGAACGATGCTGATACACTGAGGTACAACCATGACTGTCTGCAGCGGAAGATGCTGAAACACCGAGGACTATCCACCACAA gtatggCGAACGTGCTGCCGTGGCTGATGTCGATGTGCCTCCTCGGCGTGCAGCAGCTCGCCACTACACCTGGAAGCAACGCGCTTTCACGCGATCTTGAAACGACCGGCCAGAGGAGCGTGTCTCCGGGGTTCCGCTCG TCCCTGAGGAACTACAAGACGCTGATCTCGAGCCACGACGAGCTCCCCGGACACATAAATTGCCCGGGCCACGGGGAAGGTGCGTCGACCTTGGAAAATTCGGTGGACAGATCGCTGCCCACGACTCCGGAGTACAATAATCACCTGTACGGCTCGACGCCGGATTCGAGCAACTATTTTTCTCGGTCGTTCGAAAGGGGTAGAGGTCACTCGGGACTAATCGGAAGGAATCTGAATATATTTAAGACGGATCCTTATTCGGTGAACCAGCTCGAGACGCACGGGTTCAATTACGACCCGGGTCGAGATCACGTGGAAGACGATTACGTCGGCCCTGCCATGGAACTA GTCTACGCCTGGTCCACTGTCGATTTTACGTACGACAGCGTCGAGGCCAGGGACGCAGCCATTTACGACGGAGACTTCATAGCGGAGAACAATTTACCTCTCGGTCTCGATGTCTGGAGGGAAAAGGTGTTCATCACACTTCCAAAGTGGAAGGATGGCATCCCAGTTACGTTGGCCACCGTGCCTAGACACTCGAAGACGAAGAGCCCGAAGCTGAGGCCCTATCCCGACTGGAGTTGGCATCAACCAG GCAACTGCGACGGTCTAACCTCCGTCTTCAGGGTCCAGGTGGACGAGTGCGACCGCCTGTGGGTCCTGGACTCCGGGAAAACGGATATATCGTCGGGTGGCAAGCAGACCTGTCCCCCAGCGATCTTCATCTTCGACCTGCTCACGGACACGTTGATCAGGAAGTACGTCGTGCCGGAGGACCAGGTGAAACAGGACTCCCTGTACGCGAACATCGTCGTGGACATCAGGAACGAGGACTGCGAGACTGCGGTGGCTTACATAGCCGACGTCTTCAGATACGGTCTGGTGGTGTACGACTTCCTGAAGGACTCGTCCTTCCGTGTCCAGCATCACCTGTTCTTCCCCGACCCCCTAGCATCGAAATACGACCTTCACGGCGTGAAGTTCCAGTGGACGGATGGGATCTTCGGGATCGCTTTGAGTCCAGTCGACATTCACGACGACAGGACCCTGTTCTTCCATCCGATGTCGAGTTTCCGTGAATTCGCCGTGTCCACCTCCGTCTTCAGGGACAAGAGGACCGCCGACGCGAGCTCCGAGTTCTTCATGCCGATCGGCAGACCCAGGGCCAAGGACTACGGGCACTCTTCAGGGTCCGTGGTCGACAGGAACGGGGTGATGTTCTTCAACATGGTCACCAGGGACTCCGTCTGGTGCTGGGACACCAGGAAAGAGTACATACCTCAGAACCTCGGTGTCATCGGCACCAGTAATCTCTCCCTCGTTTTCCCGAACGACATCAAGGTCGATCATGAGTACGACCAGAGCGTCTGGGTGCTGTCGAATAGGCTGGCCATGTATCTTTACGGGCGTATCGATAACAGCAAGGTCAATTACAGAGTGTTCAAAGCGAACGTCAAAGAGGCTGTCAAGGACACGGTCTGCGACCCGAATTACGTCGTGCCTGGGTCTGATCATGGCTACGATGAAACTTGCTAG
- the Y-h gene encoding yellow-h isoform X1: MNAMTVKKRRSYEPPVGHYGQRMNQWTPMKLPKRSNGYLYLSPSHSFVYNWNDADTLRYNHDCLQRKMLKHRGLSTTSMANVLPWLMSMCLLGVQQLATTPGSNALSRDLETTGQRSVSPGFRSSLRNYKTLISSHDELPGHINCPGHGEGASTLENSVDRSLPTTPEYNNHLYGSTPDSSNYFSRSFERGRGHSGLIGRNLNIFKTDPYSVNQLETHGFNYDPGRDHVEDDYVGPAMELVYAWSTVDFTYDSVEARDAAIYDGDFIAENNLPLGLDVWREKVFITLPKWKDGIPVTLATVPRHSKTKSPKLRPYPDWSWHQPGNCDGLTSVFRVQVDECDRLWVLDSGKTDISSGGKQTCPPAIFIFDLLTDTLIRKYVVPEDQVKQDSLYANIVVDIRNEDCETAVAYIADVFRYGLVVYDFLKDSSFRVQHHLFFPDPLASKYDLHGVKFQWTDGIFGIALSPVDIHDDRTLFFHPMSSFREFAVSTSVFRDKRTADASSEFFMPIGRPRAKDYGHSSGSVVDRNGVMFFNMVTRDSVWCWDTRKEYIPQNLGVIGTSNLSLVFPNDIKVDHEYDQSVWVLSNRLAMYLYGRIDNSKVNYRVFKANVKEAVKDTVCDPNYVVPGSDHGYDETC, translated from the exons ATGCCATGACGGTTAAGAAAAGGAGAAGTTACGAACCGCCAGTCGGCCATTATGGCCAGCGGATGAACCAATGGACGCCGATGAAATTGCCGAAACGATCGAACGGCTATCTCTACCTGTCGCCGAGCCATTCTTTCGTCTACAATTGGAACGATGCTGATACACTGAGGTACAACCATGACTGTCTGCAGCGGAAGATGCTGAAACACCGAGGACTATCCACCACAA gtatggCGAACGTGCTGCCGTGGCTGATGTCGATGTGCCTCCTCGGCGTGCAGCAGCTCGCCACTACACCTGGAAGCAACGCGCTTTCACGCGATCTTGAAACGACCGGCCAGAGGAGCGTGTCTCCGGGGTTCCGCTCG TCCCTGAGGAACTACAAGACGCTGATCTCGAGCCACGACGAGCTCCCCGGACACATAAATTGCCCGGGCCACGGGGAAGGTGCGTCGACCTTGGAAAATTCGGTGGACAGATCGCTGCCCACGACTCCGGAGTACAATAATCACCTGTACGGCTCGACGCCGGATTCGAGCAACTATTTTTCTCGGTCGTTCGAAAGGGGTAGAGGTCACTCGGGACTAATCGGAAGGAATCTGAATATATTTAAGACGGATCCTTATTCGGTGAACCAGCTCGAGACGCACGGGTTCAATTACGACCCGGGTCGAGATCACGTGGAAGACGATTACGTCGGCCCTGCCATGGAACTA GTCTACGCCTGGTCCACTGTCGATTTTACGTACGACAGCGTCGAGGCCAGGGACGCAGCCATTTACGACGGAGACTTCATAGCGGAGAACAATTTACCTCTCGGTCTCGATGTCTGGAGGGAAAAGGTGTTCATCACACTTCCAAAGTGGAAGGATGGCATCCCAGTTACGTTGGCCACCGTGCCTAGACACTCGAAGACGAAGAGCCCGAAGCTGAGGCCCTATCCCGACTGGAGTTGGCATCAACCAG GCAACTGCGACGGTCTAACCTCCGTCTTCAGGGTCCAGGTGGACGAGTGCGACCGCCTGTGGGTCCTGGACTCCGGGAAAACGGATATATCGTCGGGTGGCAAGCAGACCTGTCCCCCAGCGATCTTCATCTTCGACCTGCTCACGGACACGTTGATCAGGAAGTACGTCGTGCCGGAGGACCAGGTGAAACAGGACTCCCTGTACGCGAACATCGTCGTGGACATCAGGAACGAGGACTGCGAGACTGCGGTGGCTTACATAGCCGACGTCTTCAGATACGGTCTGGTGGTGTACGACTTCCTGAAGGACTCGTCCTTCCGTGTCCAGCATCACCTGTTCTTCCCCGACCCCCTAGCATCGAAATACGACCTTCACGGCGTGAAGTTCCAGTGGACGGATGGGATCTTCGGGATCGCTTTGAGTCCAGTCGACATTCACGACGACAGGACCCTGTTCTTCCATCCGATGTCGAGTTTCCGTGAATTCGCCGTGTCCACCTCCGTCTTCAGGGACAAGAGGACCGCCGACGCGAGCTCCGAGTTCTTCATGCCGATCGGCAGACCCAGGGCCAAGGACTACGGGCACTCTTCAGGGTCCGTGGTCGACAGGAACGGGGTGATGTTCTTCAACATGGTCACCAGGGACTCCGTCTGGTGCTGGGACACCAGGAAAGAGTACATACCTCAGAACCTCGGTGTCATCGGCACCAGTAATCTCTCCCTCGTTTTCCCGAACGACATCAAGGTCGATCATGAGTACGACCAGAGCGTCTGGGTGCTGTCGAATAGGCTGGCCATGTATCTTTACGGGCGTATCGATAACAGCAAGGTCAATTACAGAGTGTTCAAAGCGAACGTCAAAGAGGCTGTCAAGGACACGGTCTGCGACCCGAATTACGTCGTGCCTGGGTCTGATCATGGCTACGATGAAACTTGCTAG